A genomic segment from Paramixta manurensis encodes:
- the yfcF gene encoding glutathione transferase yields MNHPAITLWSDASFFSPYVMSVYVALSEKGVPFTLQRIDLGRGENLETAYSKISLTRRVPTLQVDDFFLSESSAIDEYLEERFPAPDFERLYPADREKRARAREVQAWLRSDFMPIRSERSTEVLFAGKKFAPLSAEAQRSADKLIAGAGHLLSAGQQNLFGEWSIADTDLAVMLNRLALHGDEIPEKLREYAWFQWQRASVQLWLAESGKSH; encoded by the coding sequence ATGAACCATCCCGCTATCACCCTATGGTCTGATGCGTCTTTTTTTAGCCCCTATGTCATGTCGGTCTATGTTGCTCTGAGTGAAAAAGGCGTGCCCTTTACCTTACAACGGATTGACCTTGGTCGCGGTGAAAATCTGGAAACCGCTTACAGTAAGATTTCGTTGACGCGTCGAGTTCCGACATTACAAGTTGATGATTTTTTTCTCAGTGAATCGTCAGCGATTGATGAATATCTGGAAGAACGTTTCCCGGCGCCGGATTTCGAGCGGCTGTATCCCGCCGACCGTGAAAAACGTGCGCGTGCCAGAGAGGTTCAGGCATGGTTACGTAGTGATTTTATGCCAATTCGTAGCGAGCGTTCGACCGAGGTGCTGTTTGCCGGTAAGAAATTCGCCCCGTTGTCGGCAGAGGCACAACGCTCGGCGGATAAACTGATTGCCGGGGCCGGGCATCTGCTTAGCGCCGGTCAACAAAACCTATTCGGCGAATGGTCAATTGCCGATACCGATTTGGCCGTCATGCTGAACCGCCTGGCATTACACGGCGATGAAATCCCTGAAAAGCTGCGTGAATACGCCTGGTTTCAGTGGCAACGCGCTTCAGTTCAGCTTTGGCTGGCGGAATCGGGCAAAAGTCATTAA
- the yfcG gene encoding GSH-dependent disulfide bond oxidoreductase has translation MIDLYYAGTPNGHKITLFLEETGLPYKLHRVDISKGEQFQADFLAISPNNKIPAMVDHHPVDGGAPISVFESGAILLYLAEKSGKFLSAELRERTVTMQWLFWQMGGFGPMLGQNHHFNHYAPQPVPYAIERYQVETQRLYGVLNTQLEKHAYVAGEHYSIADMAIWPWANSHERQRINLADYPAVHNWLERIRARPATQRALALANR, from the coding sequence ATGATAGATCTCTACTATGCCGGCACGCCAAACGGTCACAAAATCACGCTTTTTCTGGAAGAAACCGGATTACCTTACAAATTACACCGTGTCGATATTAGTAAAGGCGAACAGTTTCAGGCTGACTTTCTCGCTATTTCTCCTAACAACAAAATTCCGGCGATGGTTGACCATCATCCGGTTGACGGCGGTGCGCCAATTAGCGTTTTTGAATCCGGCGCTATTCTGCTCTACCTCGCCGAAAAAAGCGGTAAATTCCTCAGCGCAGAGTTGCGTGAGCGCACAGTCACTATGCAGTGGCTGTTTTGGCAGATGGGCGGCTTTGGGCCAATGCTAGGACAAAACCACCATTTTAATCACTACGCGCCACAGCCGGTTCCCTATGCGATTGAACGTTATCAGGTGGAAACACAGCGTTTGTACGGCGTGTTAAACACCCAGTTAGAAAAACATGCCTACGTGGCTGGCGAACACTACAGCATTGCGGATATGGCGATTTGGCCGTGGGCCAACTCCCATGAGCGGCAGCGCATTAACCTCGCGGATTACCCGGCAGTACATAACTGGCTAGAGCGCATTCGCGCACGTCCCGCTACCCAGCGGGCATTGGCGTTAGCGAACCGCTGA
- a CDS encoding TIGR01777 family oxidoreductase, translating into MHILLTGGTGLIGRHLIPRLLEAGHDISVVTRDVGAARERLDERVNLWSGLAQQRDLNGIDAVINLAGEPIADKRWSETQKQQLCESRWQLTERIASLINASSAPPAVLISGSATGYYGDTGELVLTEEDQGQEEFTHTLCARWEALALTAASDRTRVCLLRTGVVLSHDGGALAKMKLPFRLGIGGPIGSGKQYMPWIHIEDMVSAIMWLLNNPHLRGPFNLVAPYAVRNEQFAAMLGHALHRPAFMRTPASAIKLMMGESSVLVLGGQHVLPKRLQESGFNFKWYQLDEALADVV; encoded by the coding sequence ATGCACATTTTACTGACCGGCGGCACCGGTTTAATCGGCCGCCATCTGATCCCCCGCCTGCTTGAGGCCGGTCATGACATCAGTGTGGTTACGCGCGATGTCGGCGCGGCGCGTGAGCGGCTTGATGAGCGGGTCAATCTATGGTCCGGGCTGGCACAACAGCGTGACCTCAACGGTATTGATGCGGTCATTAATCTGGCTGGCGAGCCCATTGCCGATAAACGCTGGAGCGAGACGCAAAAACAGCAACTGTGTGAAAGCCGCTGGCAATTAACCGAACGTATCGCCTCACTGATTAATGCCAGCAGCGCCCCGCCAGCGGTACTGATTTCCGGCTCCGCCACCGGTTACTACGGCGATACCGGGGAACTGGTTTTAACCGAAGAAGATCAAGGACAAGAAGAGTTTACCCATACGCTTTGCGCGCGCTGGGAAGCGTTGGCGCTAACCGCTGCCAGCGATCGGACGCGCGTTTGCCTGTTGCGCACCGGTGTCGTGTTGTCGCATGACGGCGGGGCACTTGCCAAAATGAAACTGCCCTTTCGGTTAGGCATCGGCGGCCCGATCGGCAGTGGAAAGCAATATATGCCGTGGATCCACATTGAGGATATGGTTAGCGCGATTATGTGGTTATTAAATAATCCGCACTTACGTGGGCCGTTTAATCTGGTCGCGCCTTATGCGGTACGTAACGAGCAATTTGCCGCGATGCTTGGTCATGCATTACACCGCCCGGCCTTTATGCGAACGCCGGCCAGCGCCATTAAGCTGATGATGGGGGAATCGTCAGTGTTGGTGCTCGGCGGGCAGCATGTGTTGCCCAAACGCCTGCAGGAGTCTGGATTCAATTTTAAGTGGTATCAGTTAGATGAAGCGCTGGCGGATGTGGTGTGA